Proteins from a genomic interval of Neovison vison isolate M4711 chromosome 4, ASM_NN_V1, whole genome shotgun sequence:
- the HEY1 gene encoding hairy/enhancer-of-split related with YRPW motif protein 1 isoform X1 → MKRAHPEYSSSDSELDETIEVEKESADENGNLSSALGSMSPTTSSQILARKRRRGIIEKRRRDRINNSLSELRRLVPSAFEKQGSAKLEKAEILQMTVDHLKMLHTAGGKGYFDAHALAMDYRSLGFRECLAEVARYLSIIEGLDASDPLRVRLVSHLNNYASQREAASGAHAGLGHIPWGSAFGHHPHVAHPLLLPQNGHGNTGTTASPTEPHHQGRLASAHPEAPALRAPPSGGLGPVLPVVTTASKLSPPLLSSVASLSAFPFSFGSFHLLSPNALSPSAPTQAANLGKPYRPWGTEIGAF, encoded by the exons ATGAAGCGAGCCCACCCCGAGTACAGCTCCTCGGATAGCGAGCTGGACGAGACCATCGAAGTGGAAAAGGAGAGTGCGGATGAGAATGG AAACTTGAGTTCGGCTCTAGGTTCCATGTCCCCAACTACATCTTCACAGATCTTGGCCAGGAAACGACGAAGAGGC ATCATCGAGAAGCGCCGACGGGACCGGATTAATAACAGTTTGTCTGAGCTGAGGCGGCTGGTACCCAGTGCCTTTGAGAAGCAG GGATCTGCTAAGCTAGAAAAAGCCGAAATCCTCCAGATGACCGTGGATCACCTGAAAATGCTGCACACTGCAGGAGGGAAAG GCTATTTTGACGCACACGCCCTTGCAATGGACTATAGGAGTTTGGGGTTTCGGGAATGTCTGGCAGAAGTTGCCCGTTATCTGAGCATCATTGAAGGACTAGATGCCTCTGACCCGCTTCGAGTTCGACTGGTCTCACATCTTAACAACTACGCCTCCCAGCGGGAAGCGGCCAGCGGCGCCCACGCAGGCCTTGGACACATTCCCTGGGGGAGCGCTTTCGGACATCACCCGCACGTCGCGCACCCCCTGCTGCTGCCCCAGAACGGCCACGGGAACACTGGCACCACGGCCTCGCCCACGGAACCACACCACCAGGGCAGGTTGGCTTCGGCACATCCGGAGGCGCCCGCTTTGCGGGCGCCCCCTAGTGGCGGCCTCGGACCGGTGCTCCCTGTGGTCACCACCGCCTCCAAACTCTCGCCGCCCCTTCTCTCCTCGGTGGCTTCCCTGTCggccttccccttctcctttggTTCCTTTCACTTACTGTCTCCCAATGCACTGAGCCCTTCGGCACCCACGCAGGCAGCAAACCTTGGCAAGCCCTATAGACCTTGGGGAACGGAGATTGGAGCTTTTTAA
- the HEY1 gene encoding hairy/enhancer-of-split related with YRPW motif protein 1 isoform X2: protein MTLEERNLLWLIRENLTEDRGYFDAHALAMDYRSLGFRECLAEVARYLSIIEGLDASDPLRVRLVSHLNNYASQREAASGAHAGLGHIPWGSAFGHHPHVAHPLLLPQNGHGNTGTTASPTEPHHQGRLASAHPEAPALRAPPSGGLGPVLPVVTTASKLSPPLLSSVASLSAFPFSFGSFHLLSPNALSPSAPTQAANLGKPYRPWGTEIGAF, encoded by the exons ATGACTCTTGAGGAAAGAAACCTGTTGTGGTTAATTAGAGAAAACCTAACAGAAGATAG AGGCTATTTTGACGCACACGCCCTTGCAATGGACTATAGGAGTTTGGGGTTTCGGGAATGTCTGGCAGAAGTTGCCCGTTATCTGAGCATCATTGAAGGACTAGATGCCTCTGACCCGCTTCGAGTTCGACTGGTCTCACATCTTAACAACTACGCCTCCCAGCGGGAAGCGGCCAGCGGCGCCCACGCAGGCCTTGGACACATTCCCTGGGGGAGCGCTTTCGGACATCACCCGCACGTCGCGCACCCCCTGCTGCTGCCCCAGAACGGCCACGGGAACACTGGCACCACGGCCTCGCCCACGGAACCACACCACCAGGGCAGGTTGGCTTCGGCACATCCGGAGGCGCCCGCTTTGCGGGCGCCCCCTAGTGGCGGCCTCGGACCGGTGCTCCCTGTGGTCACCACCGCCTCCAAACTCTCGCCGCCCCTTCTCTCCTCGGTGGCTTCCCTGTCggccttccccttctcctttggTTCCTTTCACTTACTGTCTCCCAATGCACTGAGCCCTTCGGCACCCACGCAGGCAGCAAACCTTGGCAAGCCCTATAGACCTTGGGGAACGGAGATTGGAGCTTTTTAA